The Nitrospira tepida genome includes a window with the following:
- a CDS encoding HD-GYP domain-containing protein has product MKTKIPVNKLSVGMLITGLDKPWYATPFVSHRMRMTTQADVDMVKACGVQVVEIEVEEAEHETAEAKGAGDKEAAASSVATPHSEAPPNTPSAVRSGKTGQKECYWNGTASPPGSGRTMAPSGSVVVSGKSGAAAVSDPDLGERTSALAGGPAEFAPTPFEQELVVAKAGYHQTKQIVQQAMAEAKMGRAFNSEAVVTAVDSLVGSVLRNPDALTSLVRLKSFDEYTYYHSVNTCVLALAVGRNLRMNRDDLQRIAFGMLLHDVGKMQLSAELLNRPGRLEGDDLALVKRHVEQGAEYLSRLVKVEPPVLLPVLEHHERLDGSGYPFGKKRHELSEFGMIAAVVDVYDALTSDRPYRKAVTPHHALQMLYEMTRRGLLDAAFVERLIRCIGIYPVGSCVQLNTGEVAIVSRMNQSQTLNPVVVVIRESTAGPNVPPKTLDLSMQATKPIKRITEVLDAGRLGVVPNAVLEAAA; this is encoded by the coding sequence ATGAAGACAAAAATCCCTGTCAATAAACTGTCTGTGGGTATGTTAATCACCGGCCTCGACAAGCCTTGGTATGCCACCCCGTTCGTTTCCCATCGAATGAGGATGACGACGCAGGCGGATGTCGACATGGTCAAGGCCTGCGGCGTGCAGGTCGTCGAAATCGAAGTTGAGGAGGCTGAACATGAAACGGCCGAGGCGAAGGGCGCTGGGGACAAGGAGGCCGCCGCCTCGTCTGTCGCGACGCCCCATTCCGAGGCGCCGCCGAATACGCCCAGCGCTGTCCGGTCGGGCAAAACGGGACAGAAAGAATGTTACTGGAACGGGACCGCATCGCCGCCTGGCTCGGGCAGAACGATGGCGCCCTCCGGCTCGGTCGTCGTTTCCGGGAAAAGCGGCGCCGCCGCGGTTTCCGATCCTGATTTGGGCGAGAGAACCTCCGCCTTGGCCGGCGGGCCGGCCGAGTTCGCTCCGACGCCGTTTGAGCAGGAGTTGGTAGTTGCGAAAGCCGGCTACCACCAGACCAAGCAGATCGTCCAGCAGGCGATGGCCGAGGCCAAGATGGGGCGCGCCTTCAACTCCGAAGCTGTGGTCACGGCCGTCGATTCGCTGGTTGGCAGCGTCCTTCGCAATCCGGATGCGCTGACGAGCTTGGTCCGGTTGAAGAGTTTCGACGAGTACACCTATTACCATTCGGTCAACACCTGCGTGCTGGCCCTGGCCGTGGGTCGGAATCTGCGCATGAACCGCGACGACCTGCAGCGGATCGCATTCGGCATGTTGCTGCACGACGTCGGAAAAATGCAGTTGTCCGCCGAGCTGCTGAATCGACCGGGTCGATTGGAAGGGGACGATCTGGCGCTGGTGAAACGGCACGTGGAGCAGGGAGCCGAGTATCTAAGCCGTCTCGTCAAGGTCGAGCCTCCGGTCCTGCTTCCGGTTCTGGAACACCATGAGCGGCTCGACGGGTCCGGCTATCCTTTCGGCAAGAAGCGCCATGAACTCTCGGAATTCGGGATGATTGCCGCCGTCGTGGATGTCTACGATGCGCTGACGAGCGACCGTCCGTATCGCAAGGCGGTGACCCCGCATCATGCCCTGCAGATGCTCTACGAGATGACGCGGCGCGGTCTCTTGGACGCGGCTTTCGTCGAGCGGCTGATCCGGTGCATCGGGATCTACCCGGTGGGGTCCTGTGTGCAGCTCAATACCGGCGAGGTCGCGATCGTCTCACGCATGAATCAGTCGCAAACCTTAAATCCCGTCGTGGTGGTCATACGCGAATCGACCGCGGGGCCGAATGTGCCGCCCAAGACGCTGGATCTCTCGATGCAGGCCACGAAGCCCATCAAGCGCATCACGGAAGTGCTGGATGCCGGCCGGCTTGGCGTGGTGCCGAACGCCGTGCTTGAAGCGGCGGCGTAG
- the csrA gene encoding carbon storage regulator CsrA yields MATVLALTRKVGEAITIGPDIRVVVLHVKGGIVRLGIDAPRSVAVHRDEVYSRIREQNRLAASADPLTTLDLERLTPKLPRRTHVGITMPAQPGEGSPNAHSCDDRPFRRHRS; encoded by the coding sequence ATGGCAACAGTGTTGGCGTTGACGCGCAAGGTGGGCGAGGCGATTACGATCGGCCCGGATATCCGAGTCGTCGTGCTTCACGTCAAGGGGGGCATCGTCCGCCTGGGGATCGACGCGCCGCGGTCCGTCGCGGTGCACCGCGATGAAGTGTATTCGCGTATTCGAGAGCAAAATCGGCTTGCCGCGTCTGCTGATCCGTTGACGACATTGGATCTGGAACGGCTGACGCCGAAACTGCCGCGCAGGACGCATGTGGGAATTACAATGCCGGCGCAGCCGGGAGAAGGATCGCCCAATGCCCATTCGTGTGACGACCGGCCGTTTCGGCGACATCGAAGTTGA
- the flgM gene encoding flagellar biosynthesis anti-sigma factor FlgM yields MEISRHGRIDDLGKLLLGVQEADRPAGKKLKAAPSLGDRVEISNAAKEMRQVGELVRTADPAREQRLAELKQAVETGTYDVRGRAVADRLIRHTLIDSVL; encoded by the coding sequence ATGGAAATTTCCAGACATGGCCGTATCGATGATCTCGGCAAGCTGCTGCTGGGCGTGCAGGAAGCCGATCGTCCTGCCGGCAAAAAGCTCAAAGCGGCTCCCTCCTTAGGAGACCGGGTGGAAATTTCCAATGCGGCGAAGGAGATGCGTCAGGTCGGTGAGCTTGTCAGAACCGCTGATCCGGCCCGCGAGCAGCGGCTTGCTGAGCTAAAGCAGGCGGTGGAGACCGGGACCTATGACGTTCGAGGTCGGGCCGTGGCCGACCGCCTCATTCGCCACACCTTAATCGACAGCGTCCTGTAA
- a CDS encoding rod-binding protein, producing the protein MDGSQGSPMALSPEFLLSSQPTVDSGLAARLSAGSISPKEAAQQFEGYFISHLLTVMRQTVPAGPFESKSAQTWYSLYDAEIGRLAAEAGGLGLARSLEQMLNPAGSTQTSGSPLKFEIPAADIHNGQPARPEREADQPHSPPQTLAR; encoded by the coding sequence ATGGACGGGTCCCAAGGTTCTCCGATGGCGTTGTCCCCCGAGTTTCTGCTTTCGTCCCAGCCGACAGTGGACAGTGGTTTAGCGGCGCGGTTATCCGCCGGTTCAATCAGTCCCAAGGAGGCGGCTCAGCAATTCGAGGGGTATTTCATCTCGCATCTTCTGACGGTCATGCGGCAGACCGTGCCGGCCGGTCCCTTCGAAAGCAAGTCGGCTCAGACTTGGTATTCGTTATACGACGCCGAAATCGGGCGACTGGCCGCCGAAGCCGGAGGGTTGGGATTAGCGCGATCCTTGGAGCAGATGCTGAATCCGGCTGGTTCCACTCAAACGAGCGGAAGCCCTCTCAAGTTTGAGATCCCGGCAGCCGATATACACAATGGGCAACCAGCGCGGCCGGAGCGGGAAGCCGACCAACCCCACTCGCCGCCTCAAACGCTGGCAAGATAG
- the flgK gene encoding flagellar hook-associated protein FlgK yields the protein MNLTSLFDIGKSALSAAQRRTMVTGHNIANVNTPGYSRQEAILQENRPLNDQPGQVGSGVQVAEIRQQIDRVVEDSLRRSGSALGTFDAARSWLLRIQDSVGTSGEQGLGAAINEFFRAWQDVSTNPADLTARTVLLSRANTLALHFSRMATDLDRQRQGIDAEVDQTITDINGLAAKIAGLNQEISLAESRGQQANDLRDQRRQLLGVLSEQIGISTIEDGTGQVTVFVGKGHLLVDRERAYQLAGVADAGNSGLLDVRYIGSGGATVDLTSLIGEGRLKGLLDVRDQHIPAAQGSLDTLAAAMVTRINQQHRAGFGLDGSTGQDFFAPTGVTARTMAVTLTDGRAVAASGTAAGVPGNNANAIALAGLQGQSVATLGSQTFNQYFNSTVTTIGTAAQSAQRDLDAQEIVHEHLEARRAEISGVSIDEELVQMIQSQRAFQAASRVILVADEMLQTLLTLKR from the coding sequence ATGAACCTGACGAGCCTATTCGACATCGGAAAAAGCGCCCTCTCCGCCGCCCAGCGGCGAACCATGGTCACCGGGCACAATATCGCCAACGTGAACACGCCCGGATACAGCCGGCAGGAAGCGATACTCCAGGAGAATCGCCCGCTGAATGATCAGCCGGGTCAGGTCGGGTCGGGCGTTCAGGTCGCGGAAATTCGCCAACAGATTGACCGAGTGGTGGAGGACTCGCTGCGCCGGTCCGGCAGCGCGCTCGGGACATTCGACGCCGCGCGGAGTTGGCTGCTGCGCATCCAGGACAGTGTAGGGACGTCCGGCGAGCAGGGGCTGGGGGCCGCCATCAACGAATTTTTCAGGGCCTGGCAGGACGTCTCGACCAACCCAGCCGATCTCACGGCCAGGACCGTGTTGCTCAGCCGCGCCAACACGCTGGCGCTGCATTTCAGCCGGATGGCGACCGATCTGGACCGCCAGCGCCAAGGCATCGACGCGGAGGTCGATCAGACGATCACGGACATCAATGGATTGGCGGCAAAAATTGCCGGCCTCAACCAGGAGATCAGTCTCGCCGAGAGTCGAGGGCAGCAGGCCAACGATCTCCGCGACCAGCGACGACAACTGCTCGGCGTCCTCTCCGAGCAGATCGGGATCTCGACCATCGAGGACGGCACGGGGCAGGTCACCGTGTTTGTCGGGAAAGGCCACTTGTTGGTGGATCGGGAGCGGGCCTACCAGTTGGCCGGCGTGGCCGACGCCGGCAACAGCGGGCTGCTGGACGTCCGCTACATCGGGAGCGGTGGCGCGACCGTCGATCTCACCTCGTTGATCGGGGAGGGGCGCCTCAAAGGGCTCCTCGACGTGCGCGATCAGCATATTCCGGCGGCGCAGGGTTCGTTGGACACGTTGGCGGCTGCGATGGTGACCCGGATCAACCAGCAGCATCGGGCCGGATTCGGGCTTGACGGATCGACGGGACAGGACTTCTTTGCGCCGACTGGAGTGACGGCCAGGACCATGGCTGTCACGCTGACGGACGGGCGAGCGGTCGCAGCGTCTGGCACCGCGGCCGGAGTTCCGGGCAATAATGCGAACGCGATCGCGCTTGCAGGGCTTCAGGGCCAGTCTGTCGCAACGCTCGGCAGTCAAACATTCAATCAATACTTTAACTCAACGGTCACAACAATTGGAACTGCCGCGCAATCAGCTCAACGTGATCTTGACGCGCAAGAGATCGTGCACGAACACCTCGAGGCGAGGCGCGCGGAGATCTCCGGGGTCTCGATCGACGAAGAATTGGTGCAGATGATCCAGTCCCAGCGGGCGTTTCAGGCCGCCTCGCGCGTCATCCTCGTGGCGGATGAAATGTTGCAAACGCTGCTGACCTTGAAGCGCTGA
- the flgL gene encoding flagellar hook-associated protein FlgL, which yields MRVADSQVFNTLFGNMQRTRSRILVAQEQISSQKRLLKPSDDPSSFGQVLAGRTELSRNEQWSRNITFGRQRLELADGTLTQVTTLLIRVKELTVQAASGTTTAEQRVTIAQEVRQLHRHLMQLANTELNGQRIFSGTKTDVAPYVLTAGDTVIYQGNGERHAVEVGEGQTIDDTMPGSQVFSGPTANLFDSLRDLLASLEGNNQAGIETGVGDVDRAMAQVNNAQGQIGALVNRMDVAGEWIARATELVTRTISDHEDADLAEAISDLSRHELALEATNATLSRMFTTSLLNFLR from the coding sequence ATGAGAGTGGCGGACAGCCAAGTGTTCAATACGTTGTTCGGAAACATGCAGCGCACTCGGAGCCGGATCCTCGTCGCGCAGGAGCAGATTTCCTCGCAGAAGCGCCTGCTCAAGCCGTCGGATGACCCCAGTTCGTTCGGACAGGTTCTGGCCGGCCGGACGGAGTTGTCCCGCAACGAGCAGTGGAGCCGGAATATCACATTCGGCAGGCAACGACTGGAGCTCGCCGACGGGACGCTGACGCAAGTCACCACGCTGTTGATCCGCGTGAAGGAACTCACCGTCCAGGCGGCGAGCGGCACGACGACCGCGGAACAGCGCGTGACGATCGCCCAAGAGGTCAGACAGTTGCATCGCCATCTGATGCAGTTGGCCAACACCGAACTCAACGGCCAGCGGATTTTTTCCGGGACCAAGACGGACGTCGCGCCCTATGTCCTGACGGCCGGAGACACCGTCATCTATCAAGGCAACGGCGAGCGGCACGCGGTGGAAGTCGGAGAAGGGCAGACCATCGACGATACCATGCCCGGCAGCCAGGTCTTTTCGGGGCCCACGGCCAACCTGTTCGACTCCCTGCGGGACCTCCTGGCATCGTTGGAGGGGAACAACCAGGCGGGGATCGAGACGGGGGTCGGCGACGTGGACCGAGCCATGGCCCAGGTCAACAATGCCCAGGGACAGATCGGGGCGCTCGTGAATCGGATGGATGTCGCTGGTGAATGGATCGCGCGCGCGACCGAGCTGGTCACCAGGACCATCTCCGATCATGAGGACGCGGATCTGGCCGAGGCGATCTCGGATCTCAGCCGCCACGAACTGGCCCTTGAAGCGACCAACGCCACGCTGAGCCGCATGTTCACGACCAGTCTGCTGAATTTCCTCCGATAA
- the fliW gene encoding flagellar assembly protein FliW yields MPIRVTTGRFGDIEVEERILLMMPDGIIGFPHATRYVILDHDRPAPFKWLQAVDDPELAFVIMDPGDLPCDYRILLQPQDLADLDLQAPSDAAVFVIVTVRGPDPGGITANLRGPVVVNERTRFAKQLILSDDLPTRFPVWAEPSTMPTEPGHACAPAGLSG; encoded by the coding sequence ATGCCCATTCGTGTGACGACCGGCCGTTTCGGCGACATCGAAGTTGAGGAGCGGATCCTGTTGATGATGCCGGACGGCATCATTGGGTTTCCGCATGCCACCCGATACGTGATCCTGGATCATGATCGGCCGGCCCCATTTAAATGGCTGCAGGCGGTTGATGATCCCGAACTGGCGTTCGTGATCATGGACCCCGGCGATCTTCCTTGCGACTACCGCATCCTGTTGCAACCGCAGGATCTCGCCGATCTGGACTTGCAGGCTCCTTCCGACGCCGCGGTCTTCGTGATCGTCACGGTTCGGGGGCCGGATCCGGGAGGCATCACAGCGAATCTGCGCGGTCCCGTCGTCGTCAACGAGCGCACCCGCTTCGCCAAGCAACTGATTCTGTCCGACGATCTTCCCACCAGGTTCCCGGTGTGGGCGGAGCCGTCAACGATGCCGACCGAGCCGGGCCACGCCTGCGCGCCAGCCGGTCTGTCCGGGTAA
- the flgN gene encoding flagellar export chaperone FlgN — MPCASANESIMMLLSLLDQEITELEVLADLVQEERRALSRCSIFSLDGIAQRRLHTVHQLEQLEIRRAQLADRLAQEQGFRLGQEGLRRLADRLGGQIGDRLHAAGWRLTDLVEEVRGGMAINHLALSGLREHAENALRLWQDGGELSLYSASGVRKPAVSTARVVAHKG; from the coding sequence ATGCCCTGCGCGTCCGCGAACGAATCCATCATGATGTTGCTCAGTTTGTTGGATCAGGAAATTACCGAGCTTGAAGTGCTGGCGGATCTGGTCCAGGAGGAACGGCGAGCCTTAAGTCGATGCTCGATCTTCTCGCTGGACGGCATTGCGCAGCGCCGGCTCCATACGGTCCATCAACTCGAACAGTTGGAAATCCGGCGCGCTCAACTCGCGGACCGGCTTGCTCAGGAGCAAGGATTCCGGCTTGGCCAAGAAGGTCTGCGGAGGTTGGCCGATCGATTGGGCGGGCAGATCGGAGACCGTCTGCATGCGGCTGGCTGGCGCTTGACGGATTTGGTGGAAGAGGTGCGCGGCGGAATGGCAATCAATCATCTAGCCCTGTCGGGGTTACGGGAGCATGCGGAGAATGCTCTCCGATTGTGGCAAGACGGCGGGGAGCTGTCTCTCTATTCGGCTTCCGGAGTTCGCAAGCCGGCTGTCTCTACAGCCCGTGTCGTCGCCCACAAAGGCTAA